One region of Streptomyces davaonensis JCM 4913 genomic DNA includes:
- a CDS encoding CBS domain-containing protein, producing MRHNKVGSVMTTEVVRAEYGTPFKEVARLLGEHRISGLPVVDQDEQVIGVISETDLLVRQAETPDPYEPRKRSWFAGLTRQGRTRTAKARARTAGGLMTEPPVTVHADDTIVEAARTMAQHRVERLPVLDEENRLVGIVTRRDLLKVFLRPDAEIRAEVIDEVLVRTLWLTPRAVDVAVTEGVVTLSGQLERKSETEIAVSMTRQTDGVVAVVDRLTHRLDDSRLQPDVQALHGVADDWLRSL from the coding sequence ATGAGGCACAACAAGGTCGGCTCCGTCATGACCACGGAGGTCGTCCGCGCCGAGTACGGCACGCCGTTCAAGGAAGTGGCCCGGCTGCTCGGTGAGCACCGCATCAGCGGACTGCCGGTGGTGGACCAGGACGAACAGGTCATCGGCGTGATCTCCGAGACCGACCTGCTCGTCCGGCAGGCCGAGACGCCCGACCCCTACGAGCCGCGGAAGCGCTCGTGGTTCGCGGGCCTGACCCGGCAGGGCCGGACCCGGACCGCCAAGGCCAGGGCCCGCACCGCCGGCGGGCTGATGACCGAACCGCCGGTCACCGTGCACGCCGACGACACCATCGTCGAGGCCGCCCGGACCATGGCCCAGCACCGCGTGGAGCGGCTGCCCGTCCTCGACGAGGAGAACCGGCTCGTCGGCATCGTCACCCGCCGCGACCTGCTGAAGGTCTTCCTGCGGCCGGACGCGGAGATCCGCGCCGAGGTCATCGACGAGGTGCTGGTGCGGACCCTGTGGCTCACCCCGCGCGCCGTGGACGTCGCGGTCACCGAGGGCGTGGTCACGCTCTCCGGGCAACTGGAACGCAAGAGCGAGACGGAGATCGCCGTCTCGATGACCCGTCAGACGGACGGCGTGGTCGCCGTCGTCGACCGGCTCACCCACCGGCTGGACGACTCCCGGCTCCAGCCCGACGTGCAGGCCCTGCACGGAGTCGCCGACGACTGGCTGCGCAGTCTTTGA
- a CDS encoding CBS domain-containing protein, whose product MPESPYRVSDVMTHTVVAVGSEASFKEIVALLDEWKVSALPVLAGEGRVVGVVSEADLLLKEEFRDTEQGDLADRVKAGAVTAGELMSAPAVTVHADASLAEAARIMARRHVKRLPVVDGVGLLQGVVSRSDLLKVFLRSDEEIAEEIRGSVLGQLPFTEPLSVSVTEGVVTLGGALPDRALVPVLARAVRAVEGVVDIRLDLTHR is encoded by the coding sequence ATGCCTGAATCGCCGTACCGAGTCAGCGATGTGATGACGCACACCGTCGTCGCCGTCGGCAGCGAGGCGTCCTTCAAGGAGATCGTCGCGCTGCTCGACGAGTGGAAGGTCAGCGCCCTGCCGGTGCTGGCCGGTGAGGGGCGGGTCGTCGGCGTGGTCTCCGAGGCGGACCTGCTGCTCAAGGAGGAGTTCCGGGACACCGAGCAGGGCGACCTGGCGGACCGCGTCAAGGCGGGCGCGGTGACCGCGGGCGAGCTGATGAGCGCCCCCGCGGTGACCGTGCACGCGGACGCGTCCCTCGCCGAGGCTGCCCGCATCATGGCCCGCCGGCACGTCAAGCGACTGCCGGTGGTGGACGGGGTCGGCCTGTTGCAGGGCGTGGTCAGCCGCAGCGATCTGCTGAAGGTCTTCCTGCGCTCCGACGAGGAGATCGCCGAGGAGATCCGCGGCAGCGTGCTCGGTCAGCTCCCGTTCACCGAGCCTCTGTCGGTCTCGGTGACCGAGGGCGTGGTCACCCTGGGCGGCGCCCTGCCCGACCGTGCGCTCGTGCCCGTGCTGGCGCGGGCGGTGCGGGCCGTGGAGGGGGTCGTGGACATCCGGCTGGATCTGACCCATCGATGA
- a CDS encoding bifunctional acetate--CoA ligase family protein/GNAT family N-acetyltransferase, whose translation MTDDALSRPTVHALLADGTTVCIRPVRRSDREQVLGLYEEMSPENLRLRFFVASRRSAGLAADRACGTGRPGYRALMAETAGHLIGLAEYDSGGSGTSADISIAVADGLHHRGVGTLLIEHLVSAARAEGITTFTADALSENRDVLRLFADLGLRTARRFEGPEVRCTIALDQSDSYLSAVEERGRAADVASLQPLLRPRTVAVVGAGRKPGSVGRAILRRLHAGGFTGRLFAVNPGAHAILGVPCHSSVSALPLTPDLAVLAVPAAAVPDTAEECGKAGVRALLVVTAGLGASQAAALLAACRSHGMRLVGPNCLGLSNTDPAVSLDATFAAGHPHPGTAGVAVQSGGVGIALLDGLSRLGIGVSSFASLGDKYDVSGNDLLQWWESDDRTELALLHLESFGNPRAFSRTARRVTRRVPVLTVDAGRTDAGRRAAASHTAAAATRTMTRGALFTQAGITATHSCGELLEAAALMHSQPLPAGPRVAIVTNAGGAGVLAADACAEAGLVLPAPTPELVDDLLAVLPEGATVGNPVDATAAVSEEQLTACVDRIVRYGGIDAVLVALVPTAVAVATGDDLVRALTGAGTRPKPVVAVRLEQGLPVELLPTEGGGTVPAYAEPQAAARALAHAAHRAAWLARPAGTIPDLDGIDTARAQAVVDTYLDAHADGGWLEPRVCAELLDCYGIPQLPWAWAETEDEAVLAADRLRGADGRVVMKGHWPGLLHKSAQRAVHLDLRGDHQVRAAFRDLETRFAGLLTGVVVQPLAARGTELFAGVVQDEVFGPLVLFGLGGTATEVLADHAARLAPLTDHDVHDLITAPRCAPLLFGAQGGGPVDLAGLERLLLRLSRMASDLPQLAEADFNPVLATPGGVQVLDARVRLLPRRHQDPHLRRLR comes from the coding sequence ATGACGGACGACGCGCTCAGCCGGCCCACGGTCCACGCACTGCTCGCGGACGGCACCACGGTGTGCATCCGCCCGGTGCGGCGGTCCGACCGGGAGCAGGTGCTGGGCCTGTACGAGGAGATGTCCCCCGAGAATCTGCGGCTGCGGTTCTTCGTCGCGAGCCGCCGTTCCGCGGGCCTGGCCGCCGATCGGGCCTGCGGAACGGGCCGCCCCGGCTATCGGGCGCTGATGGCCGAGACGGCGGGGCACCTGATCGGGCTCGCCGAGTACGACTCCGGCGGCTCCGGAACCTCCGCCGACATCTCCATCGCGGTCGCCGACGGACTGCACCACCGCGGCGTCGGCACCCTTCTCATCGAGCACCTGGTCTCGGCGGCCCGCGCCGAGGGCATCACCACCTTCACCGCGGACGCCCTCAGCGAGAACCGGGACGTGCTGCGGCTCTTCGCCGACCTCGGGCTGCGCACCGCGCGCCGCTTCGAGGGCCCCGAGGTGCGCTGCACCATCGCCCTCGACCAGAGCGACAGCTACCTGTCGGCCGTGGAGGAACGCGGCCGGGCCGCCGACGTGGCCAGCCTCCAGCCGCTGCTGCGGCCCCGCACGGTCGCCGTCGTCGGCGCCGGACGCAAGCCGGGCTCCGTCGGCCGGGCGATCCTGCGCCGGCTGCACGCGGGCGGCTTCACCGGCCGCCTGTTCGCGGTGAACCCCGGCGCGCACGCGATCCTCGGCGTTCCGTGCCACTCCTCCGTCAGCGCCCTGCCCCTCACTCCCGACCTCGCGGTCCTCGCGGTGCCCGCCGCCGCGGTCCCGGACACCGCCGAGGAGTGCGGCAAGGCGGGTGTCCGCGCCCTCCTCGTCGTCACCGCCGGTCTCGGCGCGAGCCAGGCCGCGGCCCTGCTCGCGGCGTGCCGCAGCCACGGCATGCGCCTGGTCGGCCCCAACTGCCTCGGCCTCAGCAACACCGACCCCGCCGTGAGCCTCGACGCCACCTTCGCCGCCGGCCATCCGCACCCCGGCACCGCGGGCGTGGCCGTCCAGTCCGGCGGCGTCGGCATCGCCCTGCTCGACGGTCTGTCCCGGCTCGGCATCGGCGTCTCCTCCTTCGCCTCCCTCGGCGACAAGTACGACGTCAGCGGCAACGACCTGCTCCAGTGGTGGGAGAGCGACGACCGCACCGAACTGGCCCTGCTGCACCTGGAGTCCTTCGGCAATCCGCGCGCCTTCTCCCGCACCGCCCGCCGCGTCACCCGCCGCGTGCCGGTGCTCACCGTCGACGCCGGGCGCACCGACGCGGGCCGCCGGGCCGCCGCCTCGCACACCGCGGCCGCCGCCACCCGCACCATGACCCGCGGCGCGCTGTTCACCCAGGCCGGCATCACCGCCACCCACTCCTGCGGCGAACTCCTCGAAGCCGCCGCCCTGATGCACTCCCAGCCGCTGCCCGCCGGACCCCGCGTCGCCATCGTCACCAACGCGGGCGGAGCCGGTGTCCTCGCCGCCGACGCCTGCGCCGAGGCCGGTCTCGTACTCCCCGCACCGACCCCCGAACTCGTCGACGACCTGCTCGCCGTACTCCCCGAGGGCGCCACCGTCGGCAACCCCGTCGACGCGACCGCCGCCGTCTCGGAGGAGCAGCTCACGGCGTGCGTGGACCGGATCGTGCGGTACGGCGGCATCGACGCCGTCCTGGTGGCCCTGGTGCCGACCGCGGTCGCCGTGGCGACCGGCGACGACCTGGTCCGCGCCCTGACCGGCGCCGGGACCCGCCCGAAGCCGGTCGTCGCGGTACGCCTCGAACAGGGCCTGCCCGTCGAGCTGTTGCCCACCGAGGGCGGCGGCACCGTCCCGGCCTACGCCGAACCCCAGGCCGCGGCCCGCGCCCTGGCCCACGCCGCCCACCGCGCGGCCTGGCTGGCCCGGCCCGCCGGAACCATCCCCGACCTGGACGGCATCGACACCGCGCGGGCCCAGGCCGTGGTCGACACCTACCTCGACGCACACGCGGACGGCGGCTGGCTCGAACCCCGCGTGTGCGCCGAACTCCTCGACTGCTACGGCATCCCGCAACTGCCCTGGGCCTGGGCCGAGACCGAGGACGAGGCCGTCCTCGCCGCCGACCGGCTGCGCGGCGCCGACGGCCGGGTCGTCATGAAGGGGCACTGGCCGGGCCTGCTGCACAAGAGCGCCCAGCGCGCCGTCCACCTCGACCTCAGGGGCGACCACCAGGTGCGCGCCGCCTTCCGCGATCTGGAGACCCGGTTCGCCGGACTGCTCACCGGCGTGGTCGTGCAGCCGCTCGCCGCACGCGGCACCGAACTGTTCGCCGGAGTCGTCCAGGACGAGGTCTTCGGACCCCTGGTCCTGTTCGGACTCGGCGGCACCGCCACCGAGGTGCTCGCCGACCACGCGGCCCGGCTGGCCCCGCTCACCGACCACGACGTGCACGACCTGATCACGGCCCCGCGCTGCGCCCCGCTGCTGTTCGGCGCGCAGGGCGGCGGACCCGTCGACCTCGCCGGTCTGGAGCGGCTGCTGCTGCGGCTGTCCCGGATGGCGAGCGATCTGCCGCAGCTCGCCGAGGCCGACTTCAACCCCGTTCTCGCGACGCCGGGCGGAGTGCAGGTGCTCGACGCGCGCGTACGCCTGCTGCCCCGCAGGCACCAGGACCCCCATCTGCGCAGGCTCCGCTAG
- a CDS encoding Ni/Fe hydrogenase subunit alpha, whose translation MTHRGSRVLHVGSLSRVEGEGALYLGVHDGTVTEARLNIYEPPRFFEALLRGRSYTEPPDITARVCGICPVAYQMSACAAIEDACGVVVDPVIRDLRRLLYCGEWIESQALHIYLLHAPDFLGRASAIELARTHRAEVERGLRLKKAGNALMELLGGRAVHPVNVRLGGFHRAPARAELLALTEDLRRALDDAWDTVRWVSGFEFPDARVDADLLALAAPDTYAIEGGTPTVLRADGSKDSFPVRDFTRRVTETHVPHSTALHSRLDGRVHLTGSLARFAIGGARLSEVARQAAVEAGLGDPRDGAVCRNPFRSILVRAVETLYAVTEALRIIEAYEPPERPYTEVPPVAGVGHGATEAPRGVLYHRYELAADGTVLSADLVPPTAQNQGAIEADLRRLAQRAISEHDPDDAELTDLCERAIRNHDPCISCSTHFLDLTVVRTSGRTTGGGDA comes from the coding sequence GTGACTCACCGTGGATCCCGTGTGCTGCACGTCGGCTCGCTGTCCCGGGTCGAGGGCGAGGGAGCGCTGTACCTCGGCGTGCACGACGGCACGGTCACCGAGGCGCGGCTGAACATCTACGAGCCGCCGCGGTTCTTCGAAGCGCTGCTGCGCGGACGCTCGTACACCGAGCCGCCCGACATCACCGCCCGCGTGTGCGGGATCTGTCCGGTGGCCTACCAGATGAGCGCGTGCGCGGCGATCGAGGACGCGTGCGGGGTCGTCGTCGACCCGGTGATCCGGGATCTGCGCAGGCTGTTGTACTGCGGGGAGTGGATCGAGAGCCAGGCCCTGCACATCTATCTGCTGCACGCCCCGGACTTCCTGGGCCGCGCGAGCGCCATCGAACTGGCCCGGACGCACCGCGCCGAGGTGGAGCGGGGGCTCAGGCTGAAGAAGGCGGGCAACGCGCTGATGGAACTGCTCGGCGGGCGGGCCGTGCATCCGGTGAACGTCCGCCTCGGCGGCTTCCACCGGGCCCCGGCCCGTGCCGAACTGCTCGCCCTCACCGAGGACTTGCGGCGGGCGCTGGACGACGCGTGGGACACGGTGCGCTGGGTGTCCGGCTTCGAGTTCCCGGACGCCCGGGTCGACGCCGACCTGCTGGCGCTGGCCGCGCCGGACACGTACGCCATCGAGGGCGGCACCCCGACCGTGCTCCGCGCCGACGGGAGCAAGGACTCCTTCCCCGTGCGGGACTTCACCCGGCGGGTCACCGAGACGCACGTGCCGCACTCCACCGCACTGCACTCCCGGCTCGACGGGCGGGTCCATCTCACCGGCTCCCTCGCCCGGTTCGCGATCGGCGGGGCGCGCCTTTCGGAGGTCGCGCGCCAGGCCGCGGTGGAGGCCGGGCTCGGCGACCCGCGGGACGGTGCCGTGTGCCGTAACCCGTTCCGCTCCATCCTGGTGCGGGCGGTGGAGACCCTGTACGCGGTGACCGAGGCGCTGCGGATCATCGAGGCGTACGAGCCGCCCGAGCGCCCGTACACGGAGGTCCCGCCGGTCGCGGGCGTCGGCCACGGCGCCACCGAGGCCCCGCGCGGGGTGCTCTACCACCGCTACGAACTCGCCGCGGACGGGACGGTGCTCAGCGCCGACCTGGTGCCGCCCACCGCGCAGAACCAGGGCGCGATCGAGGCCGACCTGCGTCGGCTCGCCCAGCGGGCGATCAGCGAACACGACCCGGACGACGCCGAGTTGACGGACCTGTGCGAGCGGGCCATCCGCAACCACGATCCGTGCATCTCGTGCTCGACCCATTTCCTCGACCTGACGGTCGTCCGGACCTCGGGCCGCACCACAGGAGGCGGAGATGCCTGA
- the hypE gene encoding hydrogenase expression/formation protein HypE, producing the protein MTPDCPTPYHEDEVVLLGHGAGGRLTAELLDRLVLPALGGDGGPLEDAALLPGRPDLVISTDSFVVSPLFFPGGDIGSLAVHGTVNDLAMRGAWPLALSVSLIVEEGLPLAELRSVMESLGKAAQEAGVPVVTGDTKVVGRGAADRLFVNTTGIGQRHELLRPSAASARPGDAVLLSGPIGLHGTTVLSTREGLGFEADIASDSRPLHRLVQALAPLGDAVHVLRDPTRGGLAAALNEIARDSSVAVEIEESDVPVPQAVASACDLLGLDPLVVANEGCLVAFVAPEAAEEALTALRSRPEGEAAVRIGEVLPQGPHGRVTLRTLVGARRIVEMPLGEQLPRIC; encoded by the coding sequence ATGACCCCCGACTGCCCCACCCCGTATCACGAGGACGAAGTCGTCCTGCTCGGCCACGGCGCCGGCGGGCGGCTGACCGCGGAGCTGCTCGACCGGCTGGTGCTGCCCGCCCTCGGCGGCGACGGCGGCCCGCTGGAGGACGCCGCGCTGCTGCCGGGGCGTCCGGATCTGGTGATCAGCACCGACAGTTTCGTGGTCAGCCCGCTGTTCTTCCCGGGCGGTGACATCGGTTCGCTGGCCGTGCACGGCACGGTCAACGACCTCGCGATGCGCGGTGCTTGGCCGCTGGCGCTGTCCGTCTCCCTGATCGTGGAGGAGGGGCTGCCGCTGGCCGAACTCCGGTCCGTCATGGAGTCGTTGGGGAAGGCGGCCCAGGAGGCAGGGGTGCCGGTGGTCACCGGAGACACCAAGGTGGTGGGGCGGGGCGCGGCCGACCGGCTGTTCGTGAACACCACGGGCATCGGGCAGCGGCACGAACTGCTGCGTCCCTCCGCGGCGTCGGCCCGCCCCGGGGACGCGGTGCTGCTGTCCGGTCCGATCGGGCTGCACGGCACCACCGTGCTCAGCACCCGCGAGGGCCTCGGCTTCGAGGCCGACATCGCCTCGGACTCCCGGCCCCTGCACCGGCTCGTGCAGGCACTGGCCCCGCTCGGCGACGCCGTGCACGTGCTGCGCGACCCCACCCGGGGCGGACTTGCGGCGGCCCTGAACGAGATCGCCCGCGACTCCTCGGTGGCCGTGGAGATCGAGGAGAGCGACGTGCCCGTGCCGCAGGCGGTCGCCTCCGCCTGCGACCTGCTCGGCCTGGACCCGCTGGTCGTCGCCAACGAGGGCTGCCTGGTGGCCTTCGTCGCCCCGGAGGCGGCCGAGGAGGCGCTGACGGCCCTGCGGTCACGTCCTGAGGGCGAGGCCGCCGTACGGATCGGCGAGGTGCTGCCGCAGGGTCCGCACGGCCGGGTGACCCTGCGGACCCTGGTCGGCGCCCGCCGCATCGTGGAGATGCCGCTCGGCGAGCAACTGCCGCGCATCTGCTGA
- the hypD gene encoding hydrogenase formation protein HypD, whose product MKYLDEYRDPVLARRLLDELRRTATRPWRIMEVCGGQTHTLVRQGIDELLPAGMRMIHGPGCPVCVTPLETLDRAMAVAARPGVILTSFGDMLRVPGTHTDLLSLRARGADVRVVYAPMDAVRLAAAHPDREVVFLAVGFETTAPANATAVLHAARLGLTNFSMLVSHVLVPPAMTALLEDPDCEVQAFLAAGHVCAVMGWREYEPIAARYRVPIVVTGFEPLDLLEGILMAVRQLESGRHEVANQYVRAVRRSGNTEAQDAVREVFRVTDRSWRGIGALPGSGLELAEKYERFDAARRFDVGGLSPVEDPECIAGAILTGARLPTDCPAYGTRCTPRHPLGAPMVSSEGTCAAFHAAGRVPTRSTP is encoded by the coding sequence ATGAAGTACCTCGACGAGTACCGCGATCCCGTGCTCGCCCGGCGGCTGCTGGACGAGCTGCGGCGGACCGCCACGCGCCCCTGGCGGATCATGGAGGTGTGCGGCGGTCAGACCCACACCCTCGTCCGGCAGGGCATCGACGAGCTGCTGCCGGCCGGGATGCGGATGATCCACGGACCGGGCTGCCCGGTGTGCGTGACGCCGCTGGAGACCCTGGACCGGGCCATGGCGGTCGCCGCCCGCCCCGGCGTGATCCTCACCAGCTTCGGCGACATGCTGCGCGTGCCCGGCACCCACACCGACCTGCTGTCGCTGCGGGCGCGCGGCGCCGACGTCCGGGTGGTCTACGCCCCGATGGACGCCGTACGCCTGGCCGCCGCCCACCCCGACCGCGAAGTCGTCTTCCTCGCCGTCGGCTTCGAGACGACCGCCCCCGCGAACGCGACCGCGGTCCTGCACGCGGCCCGGCTCGGCCTGACGAACTTCTCGATGCTGGTCAGCCATGTCCTGGTGCCACCGGCCATGACGGCGCTGCTGGAGGACCCGGACTGCGAGGTGCAGGCCTTCCTCGCGGCCGGGCATGTGTGCGCGGTGATGGGCTGGCGCGAGTACGAGCCGATCGCGGCCCGCTACCGGGTGCCGATCGTGGTTACCGGATTCGAGCCGCTGGACCTGCTGGAGGGCATCCTCATGGCGGTACGGCAGCTGGAGTCGGGCCGGCACGAGGTGGCGAACCAGTACGTGCGGGCCGTGCGCCGCTCGGGGAACACCGAGGCGCAGGACGCGGTCCGTGAGGTGTTCCGGGTGACCGACCGGTCCTGGCGCGGCATCGGGGCGCTGCCCGGCAGCGGCCTCGAACTCGCCGAGAAGTACGAGAGGTTCGACGCCGCCCGCCGCTTCGACGTGGGCGGGCTCAGCCCCGTCGAGGACCCGGAGTGCATCGCGGGCGCGATCCTCACCGGGGCCCGGCTGCCCACCGACTGCCCGGCGTACGGCACCCGCTGCACGCCCCGCCATCCCCTCGGCGCGCCGATGGTGTCGTCCGAGGGCACCTGTGCCGCCTTCCACGCGGCCGGACGCGTCCCGACGAGGAGCACGCCATGA
- a CDS encoding phosphoketolase family protein → MSKVEHQNSTVLTDDELRTLDAHWRAANYLAAGQIYLLANPLLREPLRAEHIKPRLLGHWGTSPGLNLVYTHLNRVIKARGLDALCVWGPGHGGPSVVANSWLEGSYSDTYPDVSRDADGMRRLFRQFSFPGGVPSHVAPETPGSIHEGGELGYALSHAYGAAFDNPDLVVACVVGDGEAETGPLAASWHSTKFLDPVHDGAVLPILHLNGYKIANPTVLARLPEAELDELLRGYGHEPLHVSGDDPAVVHRAMAQAFDTALDRIAEIQRGAREEGATERSRWPVIVLRTPKGWTGPAEVDGVPVEGTWRAHQVPLAGVRENPEHLRQLEQWLRSYRPEELFDADGQPVPDVLACLPEGARRLGSTPRANGGLLVRELPIDSLDRFAVPVDKPGTSLHEPTRVLGDLVAQVMKDTQDRRDFRVVGPDETASNRLQAVFDGSGKAWQAETLPVDEHLDRHGRVLEILSEHTCQGWLEGYLLTGRHGLFSCYEAFVHIVDSMVNQHIKWLKTSRELPWRAPIASLNYLLTSHVWRQDHNGFSHQDPGFVDHVLNKSPEVVRVYLPPDANTLLSVADHALRSRDYVNVIVAGKQPCFDWLSMDAARAHCARGAGIWDWAGSENGGEPDVVLGCAGDVPTQEVLAAAQLLRRHLPGLAVRVVNVVDIARLMPREEHPHGMSEFEYDGLFTADKPVIFAYHGYPWLIHRLAYRRNGHRNLHVRGYKESGTTTTPFDMVVRNDLDRYRLVMDVIDRVPGLAVRAAAVRQEMADARTRHHAWIREHGTDMPEIAEWSWTA, encoded by the coding sequence ATGTCCAAGGTCGAACACCAGAACAGCACCGTACTGACCGACGACGAGCTGCGCACCCTGGACGCCCACTGGCGCGCGGCCAACTACCTGGCCGCCGGACAGATCTACCTGCTCGCCAATCCGTTGCTCCGTGAGCCGTTGCGGGCCGAACACATCAAGCCGAGGCTGCTCGGCCACTGGGGCACCTCGCCCGGCCTCAACCTCGTGTACACCCACCTCAACCGGGTGATCAAGGCCCGCGGGCTGGACGCGCTGTGCGTGTGGGGCCCCGGGCACGGCGGGCCGTCGGTGGTCGCCAACTCCTGGCTGGAGGGCAGCTACAGCGACACGTATCCGGACGTCTCCCGGGACGCGGACGGCATGCGGCGGCTGTTCCGGCAGTTCTCCTTCCCCGGCGGGGTGCCCTCCCACGTGGCGCCCGAGACTCCCGGCTCCATCCATGAGGGCGGCGAGCTGGGTTACGCGCTCTCCCACGCCTACGGCGCCGCCTTCGACAACCCCGACCTCGTCGTCGCCTGCGTGGTCGGCGACGGCGAGGCGGAGACCGGACCGCTGGCCGCCTCCTGGCACTCCACCAAGTTCCTCGACCCGGTCCACGACGGTGCCGTCCTGCCGATCCTGCACCTCAACGGCTACAAGATCGCCAACCCGACGGTCCTCGCCCGGCTGCCCGAGGCCGAACTCGACGAACTGCTGCGCGGCTACGGCCATGAGCCGCTCCACGTCTCCGGCGACGACCCGGCCGTCGTCCACCGCGCCATGGCCCAGGCGTTCGACACGGCCCTGGACCGGATCGCCGAGATCCAGCGCGGCGCCCGGGAGGAGGGAGCGACCGAGCGCTCGCGGTGGCCCGTCATCGTGCTGCGCACCCCCAAGGGCTGGACCGGCCCCGCCGAGGTCGACGGCGTCCCCGTCGAGGGCACCTGGCGGGCCCACCAGGTTCCGCTCGCCGGGGTCCGCGAGAACCCGGAGCATCTGCGGCAACTGGAGCAGTGGCTGCGCTCGTACCGGCCCGAGGAGCTCTTCGACGCCGACGGGCAACCCGTACCGGACGTACTGGCGTGTCTGCCGGAGGGAGCCCGGCGCCTCGGCTCCACCCCGCGCGCCAACGGCGGCCTGCTCGTACGCGAGTTGCCGATCGACTCCCTCGACCGGTTCGCCGTACCCGTCGACAAGCCCGGCACCTCCCTGCACGAACCGACCCGGGTCCTAGGTGACTTGGTCGCCCAGGTCATGAAGGACACCCAGGACCGCAGGGACTTCCGCGTCGTCGGCCCCGACGAGACCGCCTCCAACCGGCTCCAGGCCGTCTTCGACGGCAGCGGCAAGGCGTGGCAGGCCGAGACCCTGCCCGTCGACGAACACCTCGACCGGCACGGCCGGGTCCTGGAGATCCTGTCCGAACACACCTGCCAGGGCTGGCTGGAGGGCTATCTCCTCACCGGCCGGCACGGACTGTTCTCCTGCTACGAGGCGTTCGTGCACATCGTCGACTCCATGGTCAACCAGCACATCAAGTGGCTGAAGACATCCAGGGAGCTGCCGTGGCGAGCCCCCATCGCCTCCCTCAACTACCTGCTCACCTCGCATGTGTGGCGCCAGGACCACAACGGCTTCTCCCACCAGGACCCCGGCTTCGTCGACCACGTCCTCAACAAGAGCCCCGAGGTCGTCCGGGTCTATCTCCCGCCGGACGCCAACACCCTGCTGTCGGTCGCCGATCACGCGCTGCGCAGCCGGGACTACGTCAATGTGATCGTGGCCGGGAAGCAGCCCTGCTTCGACTGGCTGTCCATGGACGCCGCCCGCGCCCACTGCGCCCGCGGCGCCGGGATCTGGGACTGGGCGGGCAGCGAGAACGGCGGCGAACCCGACGTCGTGCTCGGCTGCGCCGGTGACGTCCCGACCCAGGAGGTGCTGGCCGCGGCCCAGTTGCTCCGCCGGCACCTTCCCGGACTCGCCGTCCGGGTGGTCAACGTCGTCGACATCGCCCGGCTGATGCCGCGCGAGGAACATCCGCACGGCATGTCGGAGTTCGAGTACGACGGGCTGTTCACCGCGGACAAGCCGGTGATCTTCGCTTACCACGGCTATCCGTGGCTGATCCACCGGCTCGCCTACCGCCGCAACGGGCACCGGAACCTGCACGTACGCGGCTACAAGGAGTCCGGCACCACGACCACCCCGTTCGACATGGTGGTCCGCAACGACCTCGACCGCTACCGGCTGGTCATGGACGTCATCGACCGCGTCCCGGGCCTCGCGGTGCGCGCCGCGGCCGTACGCCAGGAGATGGCCGACGCACGCACCCGCCACCACGCCTGGATCCGCGAACACGGCACGGACATGCCGGAGATCGCGGAGTGGAGCTGGACCGCGTAG
- a CDS encoding flavodoxin domain-containing protein, with translation MTANVLVAYGTTNGSTAEIAEAVAAVLRKEGCTAEALPAASVARVTDYDAVVVGGGLYAGRWHKDARRFLRRHRTALADRPLWLFSSGPLDPSASERDIPPVPGLRRAMTRLDARAHVTFGGCLQEGAKGRIAKMIIRNGKGGDFRDFGRIEEWAAGVAHELDRG, from the coding sequence ATGACCGCCAACGTGCTGGTCGCCTACGGGACGACGAACGGATCGACCGCCGAGATCGCCGAGGCAGTGGCCGCGGTCCTGCGCAAGGAGGGCTGCACCGCCGAGGCCCTGCCCGCCGCGAGCGTGGCCCGGGTGACGGACTACGACGCCGTCGTCGTCGGCGGCGGACTGTACGCGGGACGCTGGCACAAGGACGCCCGCCGCTTCCTGCGCCGCCACCGCACGGCCCTGGCCGACCGCCCGCTGTGGCTGTTCAGCAGCGGACCGCTCGACCCCTCCGCCTCCGAACGGGACATCCCGCCCGTCCCCGGACTCCGGCGCGCCATGACCCGCCTGGACGCCCGCGCGCACGTCACCTTCGGTGGCTGCCTCCAGGAAGGCGCCAAGGGCCGCATCGCGAAGATGATCATCCGCAACGGCAAGGGCGGTGACTTCCGCGACTTCGGCCGGATCGAGGAGTGGGCGGCGGGCGTCGCCCACGAACTGGACAGGGGCTGA